From the genome of Rhodospirillaceae bacterium, one region includes:
- a CDS encoding glycosyl hydrolase family 5 produces the protein MGWLSNPSFRLRRACLVLLPLLLASNAAEAASGVLLQGLDKITARVSTVEAPMNKTVRFGSLEITALACDRRPPEELPESAAYLVIRDIRPDTGPVNIFRGWMFASSPALSALEHPVYDIWVLDCLNDR, from the coding sequence ATGGGGTGGTTGTCCAATCCATCGTTCCGGCTTCGGCGGGCCTGTTTGGTGCTGCTTCCTCTTCTTTTGGCATCGAACGCGGCTGAGGCTGCAAGCGGCGTCCTGTTGCAAGGGCTGGACAAGATTACGGCGCGCGTTTCGACGGTCGAAGCACCGATGAACAAAACGGTGCGTTTCGGATCGCTTGAAATCACCGCTTTGGCTTGCGATCGGCGTCCGCCGGAGGAGTTGCCGGAAAGTGCAGCCTATCTCGTCATTCGCGATATCCGCCCTGACACAGGGCCGGTAAATATTTTCCGGGGTTGGATGTTTGCTTCCAGCCCCGCCCTCTCGGCGCTGGAGCATCCCGTCTACGACA
- a CDS encoding outer membrane lipid asymmetry maintenance protein MlaD — MRRNMIETVMGGVVLIVAGFFLFFAYTSAGIQGQADGKEYWGKFHNIGSLQVGADVKIAGIKVGSVVKQELSSRDLLPVVYIRVSPQIKLTKDAMAKVVSEGLLGGTYLSLEQGKAEAIILTDGEIKRTEGPFGLEQIIGEFIFSKPEAEE; from the coding sequence ATGCGAAGGAATATGATTGAAACGGTGATGGGCGGTGTCGTGCTGATCGTCGCGGGGTTCTTTCTTTTCTTCGCGTACACCTCGGCGGGTATTCAGGGCCAGGCGGACGGCAAGGAATATTGGGGAAAGTTCCATAATATCGGCAGTCTTCAGGTGGGTGCCGATGTCAAAATAGCCGGCATCAAGGTGGGTTCGGTTGTGAAGCAGGAGCTTAGCAGCCGGGATTTACTCCCCGTTGTTTATATCCGCGTGTCACCACAGATCAAGCTCACCAAGGACGCGATGGCGAAAGTCGTCTCCGAGGGGCTTCTTGGCGGCACCTATCTTTCCCTGGAGCAGGGCAAGGCGGAAGCCATCATTTTGACCGATGGTGAAATCAAGAGAACGGAAGGCCCCTTCGGCCTTGAACAAATCATTGGCGAGTTCATCTTCAGCAAACCGGAAGCGGAAGAGTAG
- a CDS encoding outer membrane lipid asymmetry maintenance protein MlaD has product MQRNMVETVMGGVVLIVAALFLTFAYNYTGAGAGASDRYELWGQFDRVDGLQLGSDVKIGGITVGTVLEQTLDMEGYLATVRWNVDADVKLTTDTVAEIASDGLIGGKYLALVPGGEDSYLEPGGEIEFTQPPVDLLELLGKMLLDRATEDK; this is encoded by the coding sequence ATGCAAAGAAACATGGTCGAAACGGTGATGGGCGGTGTGGTGCTGATCGTAGCCGCGCTGTTCCTGACATTTGCGTACAATTACACGGGCGCGGGTGCGGGCGCGAGCGACCGTTACGAATTATGGGGCCAGTTTGACCGGGTGGATGGCCTGCAGCTGGGCTCGGACGTCAAGATCGGCGGCATCACGGTCGGCACGGTGCTTGAACAGACCCTCGATATGGAAGGCTATCTTGCTACGGTTCGCTGGAACGTCGATGCGGACGTAAAGCTGACGACAGACACCGTTGCTGAAATCGCTTCCGACGGGCTGATTGGCGGGAAATATCTGGCGCTTGTTCCGGGTGGCGAGGACAGCTATCTCGAACCGGGTGGCGAGATCGAATTCACGCAGCCGCCGGTTGATCTTTTGGAATTGCTGGGGAAGATGCTGCTCGACCGGGCGACGGAAGACAAATAG